In a genomic window of Halostella litorea:
- a CDS encoding HalOD1 output domain-containing protein codes for MGSSPRRIWTSGGERLTPPFSYLARRPLPGRAVPRGNERRHERREQPHGRRVPPARDDPSTEVILAIADAAGVEPTQLDPLATAVDPDGLDALFEDGKAPDEVMFRYQGYVVHVYEDGTIQVRPHGGVPATD; via the coding sequence ATCGGAAGCTCGCCTCGACGTATCTGGACGTCCGGTGGAGAGCGTCTGACTCCGCCGTTTAGTTATTTAGCCCGCCGACCTTTACCCGGGCGGGCCGTACCTCGGGGCAATGAGCGACGCCACGAACGACGCGAGCAGCCACACGGTCGACGAGTTCCACCCGCGCGTGACGACCCGAGCACCGAGGTCATCCTCGCCATCGCGGACGCCGCCGGGGTCGAGCCGACGCAGCTGGACCCCCTCGCCACGGCCGTCGACCCGGACGGGCTGGACGCGCTGTTCGAGGACGGGAAAGCCCCGGACGAAGTGATGTTTCGATACCAGGGGTACGTGGTTCACGTGTACGAGGACGGGACGATACAGGTCCGTCCGCACGGCGGCGTGCCGGCCACGGACTGA
- a CDS encoding translation initiation factor IF-5A, with protein sequence MAKEQKEVRDLQEGNYVMIEDAACKINSYSTAKPGKHGSAKARIEAEGVFDGKKRSLSQPVDAKVWVPIVERKQGQVVSVESATVAQVMDLETYETITISTPEDADLSPDDDIEYLEMDEQRKIV encoded by the coding sequence ATGGCGAAAGAGCAGAAGGAAGTTCGCGACCTTCAGGAAGGCAACTACGTGATGATCGAGGACGCGGCGTGCAAGATCAACTCCTACAGCACGGCCAAGCCGGGCAAGCACGGCAGCGCCAAGGCCCGGATCGAGGCCGAGGGCGTCTTCGACGGGAAGAAGCGCTCGCTCTCCCAGCCCGTCGACGCGAAGGTGTGGGTCCCGATCGTCGAGCGAAAGCAGGGCCAGGTCGTCAGCGTCGAGTCCGCGACCGTCGCGCAGGTGATGGACCTGGAAACCTACGAGACGATCACCATCTCCACGCCGGAGGACGCCGACCTCTCGCCGGACGACGACATCGAGTACCTGGAGATGGACGAACAGCGGAAGATCGTCTAA
- a CDS encoding Nif3-like dinuclear metal center hexameric protein, which yields MDLSTFVERFDEELRVDDYADVDAAANGLQVGPEEGTVDHAAFAVDAAIETIDAAADAGADVLVAHHGVSWGGFDRVTGRTYDRIAPLVECDLALYSAHLPLDGHEEWGNAAGVADLLDLADRERFGEVGPEYVGLRGRAAEPFAADDLRGQLADALDTGGRDVQVLNFGPDRIEDVAVVTGSGADWIDEADRKGVDALITGEGKQKAYHMAREAGVTVFLAGHYATETFGVRSLQGVAEEWGVETTYVDHPTGL from the coding sequence ATGGACCTCTCGACGTTCGTCGAACGATTCGACGAGGAACTGCGCGTCGACGACTACGCCGACGTGGACGCCGCCGCGAACGGCCTCCAGGTCGGCCCCGAGGAGGGAACCGTCGATCACGCCGCCTTCGCGGTCGACGCCGCGATCGAGACGATAGACGCCGCGGCCGACGCCGGCGCGGACGTGCTGGTGGCCCACCACGGCGTCTCGTGGGGCGGGTTCGACCGCGTCACCGGCCGCACGTACGACCGGATAGCGCCGCTGGTCGAGTGCGACCTCGCGCTGTACTCGGCCCACCTGCCGCTCGACGGCCACGAGGAGTGGGGCAATGCCGCCGGCGTGGCCGACCTCCTCGACCTGGCCGACCGCGAGCGGTTCGGCGAGGTCGGCCCGGAGTACGTCGGCCTGCGCGGCCGCGCGGCCGAGCCGTTCGCCGCGGACGACCTCCGGGGGCAACTGGCCGACGCGCTCGACACCGGCGGGCGGGACGTGCAGGTGCTCAACTTCGGCCCGGACCGGATCGAGGACGTGGCGGTCGTCACCGGCAGCGGCGCGGACTGGATCGACGAGGCCGACCGGAAGGGCGTCGACGCGCTGATCACCGGCGAGGGCAAACAGAAGGCCTACCACATGGCCCGCGAGGCGGGCGTGACGGTGTTTCTCGCCGGGCACTACGCGACGGAGACGTTCGGCGTCCGGTCGCTTCAGGGGGTCGCGGAGGAGTGGGGCGTGGAGACGACGTACGTCGACCACCCGACCGGGCTCTGA
- the speB gene encoding agmatinase, with protein MFPGAAADRDEASYVVVGAPLDVSTTFQPGARFGPDRVRRFAEPYDDFDRRTDTRFSELSVHDHGDVRAWDDAAEYLEYLDGVLTDAVWDDAVPLTIGGEHTVSVAGVRAVDPDAVVVLDAHLDLREAYDGNELSHATATRHALEVADEAVILGARTGSEAEWERAARDDVTVVPPEAVGDWSPDFDDESVYLSVDIDAADPGYAPGTGTMEPFGLTPREMREAVRAVAPHADGFDVVEVNDRDDGQAAALAAKLLREFVREHAR; from the coding sequence ATGTTCCCCGGGGCCGCCGCCGACCGCGACGAGGCGTCGTACGTGGTCGTCGGTGCCCCGCTCGACGTCTCCACGACGTTCCAGCCCGGCGCGCGGTTCGGTCCGGACCGCGTGCGGCGCTTCGCCGAACCGTACGACGACTTCGACCGTCGAACCGACACCCGCTTTTCGGAACTCTCCGTCCACGACCACGGCGACGTCCGCGCGTGGGACGACGCCGCCGAGTACCTCGAATACCTCGATGGCGTGCTGACGGACGCCGTGTGGGACGACGCCGTCCCGCTGACGATAGGCGGCGAGCACACCGTCTCGGTGGCGGGCGTGCGGGCGGTCGACCCGGACGCCGTCGTCGTCCTCGACGCCCACCTCGACCTGCGCGAGGCGTACGACGGCAACGAACTGAGCCACGCCACGGCCACCCGCCACGCGCTGGAGGTGGCCGACGAGGCCGTGATACTCGGCGCGCGCACCGGCAGCGAGGCCGAGTGGGAGCGCGCCGCCCGCGACGACGTGACCGTCGTGCCGCCCGAGGCGGTCGGCGACTGGTCGCCCGACTTCGACGACGAGTCGGTGTACCTGAGCGTCGATATCGACGCCGCCGACCCGGGCTACGCCCCCGGCACCGGGACGATGGAGCCGTTCGGCCTGACGCCCCGCGAGATGCGCGAGGCCGTCCGCGCGGTCGCCCCCCACGCCGACGGGTTCGACGTAGTCGAGGTGAACGACCGCGACGACGGCCAGGCGGCGGCGCTCGCGGCCAAACTGCTCCGCGAGTTCGTCCGCGAGCACGCCCGGTAG